TAATGCCCGATCAAGTCACTTTGACAATCAATACGGCATTCACAAAACCAAGGATGGTAGACGCTGTTAGAGAGACTCAAGCAACTGTCGATACGGTCATTGCATTGCTCCAAAAATACGGCAATAAAAAGGAAGACATTAAAACAAGCAGCGTATCAGCAAATAAGGATTATCAATACATCGGAAATACCAATAAATTTATTGGGTATCAAGCACAACAAACAATCGATTTTGTTTTACATGATTTATCGAAATTTACAGAATTAACAGGCAAGTTGTTAGAGACCAAAATAAGCGGAATAGGCTCCATCTCATTCGATCATTCCAAAGCAGACAGTATTTTAAGAGAAGCGGATCTTATTGCTTATGATGATGCATTAAAATCTGCAAAAAAACTTGCATCTCGGGCAGATGTCGAAATTGGCAAACTGCTGTTTTTGTCGAACGACGGAAGCGCATCCAACCAATCGACGCAGTTTAGAACAGGGATGGCGTTAGAAACATTCAACAAGGGTTATGGCGGCGAAGGATTTAAAGTAGCCCCCGAAGTTTTAGAATTTAAAAGGACAATATATACGGAATTTGAAATTAGATAGCTCAAAAATTGGGATTAAGAATCTACGCCAATTAGACATTCTGGTAAGATCGTACTTACGGATAAAACTTGCTTAGAATTAGCATACGGCTAAGTTAAATACCATGATTCATCGCGGTGTTTTTTTCGTATATTTCCTCTATAAATTAACTATAATACAGTCCCCTTGCGCATTGGGTTTTGCGATTTTCCTCTTCGAGTTTGGTCAGCCGTAAGGCTGGCATTAACTCATGCTTGTGTACTTATAGCCTTTTATAGGCATTTGCATTGGCCAATTTAAAAACGGGGTCTTTTAGCCACCATAAAGATACCCGGCCTTTACGCAAAAAATTGTTATGGTTTAAGTTTCGCTATGCGTTCCATTTCTTTTTGGTGATACCGTATCCTGGCATCTAGTTTGGCTGGTTCGTAGATCACCTGTAGTGCCGGATTATAAGGGGTTAAGTCTTTTAGGATATTCCATACAACAACGGATATTTTTCGTGCGATAGCGATCAGGGCCTTTTTCGAGGATTTTCTTATACTTAGACGGTTGAATTTGTCTTTAAAATAGGAGCCTTTACAGCGGCTTGCCGCCCAGGCAACCTGTACCAGTATTGGCTTGAGATATCTGTTTCCTTTAGTGATTGCTGTACTTTTATATTTCCCTGCGCTTTCATCATTCTTTGGTCGTAATCCGACCCATCCGCTCAGTTTACCGCTGTTTTCAAAAACTTTCATGTCTGCGCCGGTCTCGGCGATGATCACAGCGGAACTGATACGGCTAACGCCGGGAATCGTCTTTAGCAAGGCACTCTGCCGTGGAAAATCACGCAGGCAGATAGCTTCAATCTTTTCTATATACTCAGCAGACTGCTTGATCAACAGGTCGTATTCAGCTTTTGCCATCTGCAGGTTGAAGCGGTGGTGCTCCTTCATGCAGCCGGTTAGTGCTGCTGCCAGCTTTCCGTTTTCTTTGTTCTTCTTACTGGCATAGACCAGTTTGCTTAAACGTACGGCATCACGCTCCCCGGCTATCAGGGCATCAATGACACTCAGCATACTTTTCCCTCCGATATCACTCACAAGACTACCCAAACGGATTCCGGCCTGTACGAGGATATTGTCCATTTTGGTAAGCATACGGACTATCCGCTGCTGCAACTTGCTATAGGAACGGGTGTAGCTCCTGAGTTCCTGTATTCGCTCACCGGGCACAAAACTCCCGCGAAGCATATCTTTGTGAAGTAGCTGGGCAATCCACTGTGCATCCTTTACATCGCTTTTGCGGCCGGGCAGCTGTTTGATTAAAAAGGGATTCACCAGCATCAGATCAAAGCCCATTTCAGAGAGAATATTCCAGACCGGGATCCAGTAAATACTGGTACTCTCCATCGCTACTCGGAGAACACCCGCAGCCTTCAAGTAGGCTCCCAACTGTCGAATGCCCGTACTGAAGGTTTCGAAAACCTCCACATCCGAATAATGCTTCCCATTAAATACCGCACAAAAAATACTATCTTTATGCACGTCAAGTCCTGCTGTTTTCATATAACTTTTTTTTTCAACATAAAGATAAGCAGCGGGACTTGATTTGATTGCGATAGCTCTCGCCAATTTTTATC
The DNA window shown above is from Sphingobacterium thalpophilum and carries:
- a CDS encoding SIMPL domain-containing protein, with amino-acid sequence MKKQIITLFFICLSGIMVVLSCDRAAKEGENRIRVSGEGKIRIMPDQVTLTINTAFTKPRMVDAVRETQATVDTVIALLQKYGNKKEDIKTSSVSANKDYQYIGNTNKFIGYQAQQTIDFVLHDLSKFTELTGKLLETKISGIGSISFDHSKADSILREADLIAYDDALKSAKKLASRADVEIGKLLFLSNDGSASNQSTQFRTGMALETFNKGYGGEGFKVAPEVLEFKRTIYTEFEIR
- a CDS encoding IS110 family transposase, encoding MKTAGLDVHKDSIFCAVFNGKHYSDVEVFETFSTGIRQLGAYLKAAGVLRVAMESTSIYWIPVWNILSEMGFDLMLVNPFLIKQLPGRKSDVKDAQWIAQLLHKDMLRGSFVPGERIQELRSYTRSYSKLQQRIVRMLTKMDNILVQAGIRLGSLVSDIGGKSMLSVIDALIAGERDAVRLSKLVYASKKNKENGKLAAALTGCMKEHHRFNLQMAKAEYDLLIKQSAEYIEKIEAICLRDFPRQSALLKTIPGVSRISSAVIIAETGADMKVFENSGKLSGWVGLRPKNDESAGKYKSTAITKGNRYLKPILVQVAWAASRCKGSYFKDKFNRLSIRKSSKKALIAIARKISVVVWNILKDLTPYNPALQVIYEPAKLDARIRYHQKEMERIAKLKP